A part of Nitrososphaerota archaeon genomic DNA contains:
- a CDS encoding DUF4897 domain-containing protein, which yields MYKAYSRIFIFAFIILILLNIIYQSFCLEEFEETITYSIMIYSDGSAFWKIEHRFRLKTKEDELAFYNFTKTYRKEVFLSDFINKTEHIIRKASEITGRNMEAQKYDFRVYNLTLPTISFGILEYSFKWINFAKIEENHICIGDIFSGGFYLAKNDILEIILPENYNIISLNPEEDKIEGRKLIWYGPRNFESNCPEIILSYFIETTTQIQTSTPTISTAIEETFTTSKITSEAYTTEETTFQTSTLITTTPIEVGGIPTLTILFITLIALSLVASFPIIKRIRAKPTLEDLRADEELIIRLLREAGGTLSQSDIKKKTGFSKAKTSMVLKSLHQKGLIEKTRRGREQIITLKY from the coding sequence ATGTATAAAGCTTACTCTAGAATATTCATATTTGCATTTATAATACTTATATTGCTTAATATTATTTATCAATCTTTTTGTTTAGAAGAATTTGAAGAAACAATAACTTATAGTATAATGATTTATTCAGATGGTTCAGCTTTTTGGAAAATAGAACATAGATTTAGATTAAAAACAAAAGAAGATGAGCTTGCTTTTTATAATTTTACAAAAACTTATAGGAAAGAAGTTTTTCTTTCAGATTTTATAAATAAAACAGAACATATTATTAGAAAAGCAAGTGAAATAACTGGAAGAAATATGGAAGCTCAAAAATATGATTTTAGAGTTTATAATTTAACTCTTCCAACAATTTCTTTTGGAATACTTGAATATAGCTTTAAATGGATTAATTTTGCAAAAATTGAAGAAAATCATATTTGTATTGGAGATATTTTTTCAGGAGGTTTTTATCTTGCAAAAAATGATATTCTTGAAATAATTTTACCTGAAAATTATAATATAATTTCTTTAAATCCAGAAGAAGATAAAATTGAAGGTAGAAAATTAATTTGGTATGGTCCAAGAAATTTTGAATCAAATTGTCCTGAAATAATTTTATCCTATTTTATTGAAACTACTACTCAAATACAAACTTCTACTCCTACAATTTCTACAGCTATTGAGGAAACTTTCACAACTTCTAAAATAACATCAGAAGCTTATACTACAGAAGAAACTACTTTTCAAACATCAACATTAATAACTACAACTCCAATTGAAGTAGGCGGCATACCAACATTAACTATATTATTTATAACATTAATTGCTTTATCATTAGTAGCTTCTTTTCCAATAATTAAACGTATAAGAGCAAAGCCTACTTTAGAAGATTTAAGAGCAGATGAAGAATTAATTATAAGGCTTTTAAGAGAAGCAGGTGGAACATTGTCTCAATCAGATATAAAAAAGAAAACAGGTTTTTCAAAAGCTAAAACAAGCATGGTTCTTAAATCTTTACATCAAAAAGGATTAATAGAAAAAACTAGAAGAGGAAGAGAACAAATAATAACTCTTAAATATTAA
- a CDS encoding ABC transporter ATP-binding protein, with translation MARVEIKNLVKRFGATIAVNNVSLEIKDKEFVVLLGPSGCGKTTTLRCVAGLETPDEGEIYIGDTLVNELPPKDRDVAMVFQSYALYPHMTVYDNIAFPLKMRKVPKQEIDKRVKQVAELLRISHLLDRKPRQLSGGEAQRTALGRAIVREPKVFLMDEPLSNLDAKLRLYMRAELKKLQRDLGVTTIYVTHDQAEAMTMADRVAIMNYGVLQQVAPPEELYDHPANIFVAGFIGSPPMNFIECSFLEKDGRGYLDAGTFTLELWPDIADIIKKKATGPELILGLRPEDLSISREVEKPETAIPAEIYVIEPLGTEVIVDAKVGENIIKLREAPTFRGRMGEKVWVKFNKDRMHLFDKKTEVTIV, from the coding sequence TTGGCAAGAGTCGAAATAAAAAATTTAGTTAAACGTTTTGGAGCAACGATTGCTGTAAATAATGTAAGCTTAGAAATAAAAGATAAAGAATTTGTAGTATTACTTGGACCGAGTGGATGTGGAAAAACAACAACTTTAAGATGTGTGGCTGGACTTGAAACTCCTGATGAAGGAGAAATATATATAGGAGATACTCTTGTTAATGAATTGCCACCAAAAGATAGAGATGTTGCAATGGTTTTCCAAAGTTATGCATTATATCCTCATATGACTGTTTATGATAATATTGCTTTTCCATTAAAAATGAGAAAAGTGCCTAAGCAAGAAATAGATAAAAGAGTTAAACAAGTAGCTGAACTTTTAAGAATATCGCATTTATTAGATCGTAAACCTAGACAGCTTAGTGGTGGAGAAGCTCAAAGAACAGCTCTCGGAAGAGCTATAGTACGTGAGCCAAAAGTATTCTTAATGGATGAGCCATTAAGCAACTTGGATGCAAAACTTAGATTATACATGAGAGCTGAATTAAAGAAGCTTCAAAGAGATTTAGGTGTAACAACAATTTACGTAACACATGATCAAGCAGAAGCAATGACAATGGCTGATAGAGTAGCAATAATGAATTATGGAGTATTACAACAAGTTGCTCCTCCAGAAGAACTATATGATCATCCAGCAAATATATTTGTGGCAGGATTCATTGGAAGCCCACCAATGAATTTTATAGAATGTAGTTTTCTAGAGAAAGACGGAAGAGGCTATTTAGATGCTGGAACATTCACATTAGAATTATGGCCAGATATAGCCGATATTATAAAAAAGAAAGCTACAGGACCTGAATTAATATTAGGACTTAGACCTGAAGATTTATCTATTTCAAGAGAAGTAGAAAAACCTGAAACAGCAATTCCAGCAGAAATTTATGTTATTGAACCTCTTGGAACAGAAGTTATAGTAGATGCTAAAGTTGGAGAAAATATTATTAAATTAAGAGAAGCACCAACTTTCAGAGGAAGGATGGGAGAAAAAGTCTGGGTTAAATTCAATAAAGATAGAATGCATTTGTTCGATAAAAAAACTGAAGTAACAATAGTATAA
- a CDS encoding HAD-IIA family hydrolase, producing the protein MSMNRISFFLIDIDGVILRGEKIIEGTQKALSLLKDSGAKIMIATNNSTRSRKQLLNFFKKHGIDLELENILTSGYCAAQYILSEKYKEIYVIGEKGLFEEIKNTKVKIIDENSEKCDAVIIGMDKKINYKKLVAAHRFIKNGADFIATNTDATLPIENGDLPGAGALVSFLETSTKIKPIILGKPNLYFLETALSIANESKEKCGIIGDRPETDILMARRAGCVGILVLSGVSISKRIEDYPEECRPNLIYSTLLEFAESYLKERMN; encoded by the coding sequence ATGAGCATGAATAGAATCTCTTTCTTTTTAATAGATATAGATGGAGTAATTTTGAGAGGAGAAAAAATTATTGAAGGGACTCAAAAAGCTTTGTCTTTATTAAAAGATAGCGGAGCAAAAATAATGATTGCTACTAATAATTCTACTAGAAGTAGGAAACAGCTTTTAAATTTTTTCAAAAAGCATGGCATTGATTTAGAATTAGAAAATATTTTAACTTCAGGATATTGTGCAGCTCAATATATTTTATCTGAAAAATATAAAGAAATATATGTTATAGGCGAAAAGGGACTTTTTGAAGAAATAAAAAATACCAAAGTAAAAATTATTGATGAAAATTCTGAAAAATGTGATGCTGTAATTATAGGAATGGACAAAAAAATTAATTATAAAAAATTAGTAGCAGCTCATAGATTCATTAAAAACGGAGCTGATTTTATAGCAACAAATACAGATGCTACTTTACCTATTGAAAATGGAGATCTTCCAGGTGCAGGTGCATTAGTTTCATTTCTTGAAACTTCTACAAAAATAAAACCTATAATTCTTGGAAAACCAAATTTATACTTCCTTGAAACTGCTCTTTCTATAGCAAATGAAAGTAAAGAAAAATGTGGAATCATTGGTGATAGACCTGAAACAGATATTTTAATGGCTAGAAGAGCAGGATGTGTGGGAATACTTGTTCTTTCAGGAGTATCAATTTCAAAAAGAATTGAAGATTATCCAGAAGAATGTAGGCCCAATTTGATATATTCTACTCTTTTAGAATTTGCAGAAAGTTATTTGAAAGAAAGAATGAATTAA
- a CDS encoding deoxyhypusine synthase, producing the protein MKKVEDIKIDEETNINEIIKEMELSGGFTAKKFALAIRIIKEMVNDKETLKFLSFPACIIATGNRGIIKEMVKRKWFNVIVTTCGTLDHDVARSFKNYYHGSFRMNDVKLHKKGINRIGNILVPNDSYGIIIEERMSKWLKEIYNEKKEISTYELCWEIGKRLKEDSILYWSWKNNIPIIVPGITDGAIGYQLWQFYQMHRDFKVNILEDEQFLSDLVWNAKKLGGLIIGGGISKHHVIWWSQFKNGLDYAVYITTAQEYDGSLSGARTYEAISWGKIKESAKHITVEGDATLYLPIIYATLLREIEK; encoded by the coding sequence ATGAAGAAAGTAGAAGATATAAAAATAGATGAAGAAACTAATATTAATGAAATTATAAAAGAAATGGAATTGAGTGGAGGTTTTACAGCTAAAAAATTTGCTTTAGCGATAAGAATTATTAAAGAGATGGTAAATGATAAAGAAACTTTAAAATTTTTATCATTTCCAGCATGTATAATTGCTACTGGAAATAGAGGAATAATAAAAGAAATGGTAAAAAGAAAGTGGTTTAATGTGATTGTTACAACATGCGGAACATTAGATCATGATGTTGCTAGAAGTTTTAAAAATTATTACCATGGAAGTTTTAGAATGAATGATGTAAAACTTCATAAAAAAGGAATAAATAGAATTGGAAATATTTTAGTTCCAAATGATTCTTATGGAATAATAATTGAAGAAAGAATGAGCAAATGGTTAAAAGAAATATATAATGAAAAGAAAGAAATATCAACATATGAATTATGTTGGGAAATTGGTAAAAGATTAAAAGAAGATTCTATTTTATATTGGTCTTGGAAAAATAATATTCCAATAATAGTTCCTGGAATAACAGATGGTGCTATTGGATATCAATTATGGCAATTCTATCAAATGCATAGAGATTTTAAAGTAAATATTTTAGAAGATGAACAATTTTTAAGCGATTTAGTATGGAATGCAAAAAAATTGGGTGGATTAATAATAGGAGGAGGAATATCAAAACATCATGTAATATGGTGGTCTCAATTTAAAAATGGTTTAGATTATGCTGTATATATAACTACTGCTCAAGAATATGATGGTAGCTTATCTGGTGCAAGAACATATGAAGCAATTTCTTGGGGAAAAATAAAAGAGAGTGCTAAACATATTACTGTAGAAGGCGATGCAACATTATATTTGCCAATAATTTATGCAACATTATTAAGGGAAATTGAAAAATAA
- a CDS encoding 5,10-methylenetetrahydromethanopterin reductase — translation MSKLSFGIEFLPAKSIEKLVEYAKLSEEVNVDYVWVTDHYNNRNVYATLTAMAYATNSIKLGTGVTNPYVINPCWTASAIATIDEVSKGRAVLGIGAGDKITLESIGVKWEEPLKTINEAVYIMKKLLNGERVTFKGKIYEVKNAKLNYKPLRKIPIYIGAQGPKMLALAGSFADGVLINASHPIDFKYATEYIKESLEKREEKVDFFDIVAYTSLSIDENEEKAKEAVKIVVAFIVGGSPQAILERHGIDISKASEISNAISKGEFGKALSLVDEKMLNEFAIAGTPEQIIEKFNELKKMGVTQIVAGSPIGPEVKKSIKLYGEVIKAFK, via the coding sequence ATGTCTAAATTAAGTTTTGGAATAGAATTTTTACCTGCTAAAAGTATAGAAAAACTAGTAGAATATGCAAAACTATCAGAAGAAGTGAATGTTGATTATGTATGGGTTACTGATCATTATAATAATAGAAATGTTTATGCAACTTTAACCGCAATGGCTTACGCAACCAATAGTATTAAATTAGGTACAGGTGTAACTAATCCATATGTAATTAATCCTTGTTGGACAGCTTCAGCAATAGCTACTATAGATGAAGTATCAAAAGGAAGAGCAGTATTAGGAATAGGAGCAGGTGATAAAATTACTCTTGAATCTATTGGTGTGAAATGGGAAGAACCTTTAAAAACAATTAATGAAGCAGTGTATATAATGAAAAAATTGCTTAATGGAGAAAGAGTAACTTTTAAAGGTAAAATATACGAAGTTAAAAATGCAAAATTAAATTATAAACCGCTTAGAAAAATCCCAATATACATTGGAGCTCAAGGACCTAAAATGCTAGCTTTAGCTGGTTCTTTTGCTGATGGAGTTTTAATAAATGCATCTCATCCAATAGATTTTAAATATGCGACTGAATATATTAAAGAAAGTTTGGAGAAGAGAGAAGAGAAAGTCGACTTCTTCGATATTGTTGCATATACTTCATTGTCTATAGATGAAAATGAAGAAAAAGCTAAGGAAGCTGTAAAAATTGTAGTCGCATTCATAGTAGGAGGCTCTCCTCAAGCAATACTTGAAAGGCATGGCATAGATATTTCGAAAGCTTCAGAAATAAGTAATGCTATAAGTAAAGGAGAATTTGGTAAAGCATTATCGCTTGTTGATGAAAAAATGCTAAATGAATTTGCTATTGCAGGCACTCCTGAACAAATAATAGAAAAATTTAATGAGCTTAAAAAAATGGGTGTTACACAAATAGTTGCAGGTTCTCCTATTGGTCCAGAAGTAAAAAAATCAATAAAACTATATGGAGAAGTAATTAAAGCATTTAAATAA
- a CDS encoding carbohydrate kinase family protein yields MSMEALTIGEIGIDIIATGFKKIPKSWSEPEKLSNIGIYVAGAAGYFIECLSRLGLKCGIIGKIGEDEWGQIIKRGLEKEKVLTEYLIIDKNKATEVTLILIFKNKKKIQFITPIPQLEFNEINFECFKGIKLLHFSGYLLLPNLWGEKAIEIFKIAKENKVLTCLNPQASITGDWVTPFKNDLLEYVDVLTLDEEEARKITKQKNLRNCIKKLHEMGSKIIAIKAGRKGCILSDGKEILKIPSYKVNVVCTVGAGDAFDAAFLYALLNNWKLEYAGRFANAAAALTTTKMDCKEGFENIEQIKDFMNKYKI; encoded by the coding sequence ATGAGTATGGAAGCTTTAACAATTGGAGAAATAGGAATAGATATAATTGCTACAGGTTTTAAGAAAATACCTAAAAGTTGGAGTGAGCCTGAAAAATTAAGCAATATAGGAATATATGTTGCAGGTGCAGCTGGATATTTTATTGAATGCCTCTCAAGGCTTGGGCTTAAATGCGGAATAATTGGAAAAATAGGAGAAGATGAATGGGGACAAATTATAAAAAGAGGGCTTGAAAAAGAAAAAGTTTTAACAGAATATTTAATTATTGATAAAAATAAAGCTACTGAAGTTACTTTAATATTAATCTTTAAAAATAAAAAGAAGATACAATTTATTACACCTATACCTCAATTAGAATTTAATGAAATAAATTTTGAATGCTTTAAAGGGATTAAATTATTGCATTTTTCTGGTTATCTTTTATTACCTAATTTATGGGGAGAAAAAGCAATAGAAATTTTTAAAATAGCAAAAGAAAATAAAGTATTAACTTGTTTAAATCCTCAAGCAAGCATAACTGGAGATTGGGTTACACCATTTAAAAATGATTTATTAGAATACGTAGATGTATTAACACTCGATGAAGAAGAAGCAAGAAAAATTACTAAGCAAAAAAATTTAAGAAATTGCATAAAGAAATTGCATGAAATGGGTTCAAAAATAATTGCTATTAAAGCAGGAAGGAAAGGATGTATTTTAAGTGATGGAAAAGAAATATTAAAAATACCAAGTTATAAAGTAAATGTAGTTTGTACTGTAGGCGCAGGAGATGCTTTTGATGCTGCTTTTCTATATGCTTTATTAAATAATTGGAAATTAGAATATGCTGGAAGATTTGCAAATGCAGCTGCAGCACTTACTACAACAAAAATGGATTGTAAAGAAGGATTTGAAAATATAGAACAAATAAAGGATTTTATGAATAAATATAAAATTTAA
- a CDS encoding ATP-dependent DNA ligase produces the protein MDFSILADFYEKIESTTKRLEMTDYLVELFKKSDKKIIDKVAYLTLGEIYPPYVGLELGLADKLAIKAISLATGVTEEKIEKEYKKLGDLGKVTEKFISSKKVASLFQEPLTVEKVYENLEEICKATGKGAQEKKINIFAGMLANASPKEARYLARMATGRLRLGIADMTLLDALAIAFAGSKEYREMIERAYNLSADIGYVAKKLAEGGMEAIKKFKITIGKPIKVQLAERLPTIEEILEKMNGKASAEFKYDGMRMQAHIDQKKIILFSRREENITSQFPDVVKALREAIKAKEAIVDGEAVPIDPHTGDFLPFQVVSQRRGRKYELEKMVEEIPVCLFLFDLLYLNGEDYTDKPYLERRKKLKEIVKETDKVKLAEYIVSDDLKEIEKFFLESIQKGGEGLIFKSIAPDSFYEAGKRGFKWIKLKRSYQSKMADTVDLVIVGGFRGRGKRAGTYGALLMAAYNPKMDRFETVCKLGSGFTDEDLENLPKILSPYKIKHRHPRVNALIEPDEWFVPALVLEVIGDEITLSPVHTCAFGSIKEGSGLAIRFPRLVKFREERSPEDATTIDEIIEMYKSQLKKIS, from the coding sequence ATGGATTTCTCTATTTTAGCAGATTTTTATGAAAAAATAGAATCTACTACAAAAAGGCTTGAAATGACTGATTATTTAGTTGAATTATTTAAAAAATCTGATAAAAAAATTATAGATAAAGTAGCTTATTTAACACTTGGAGAAATATATCCTCCATATGTTGGTTTAGAACTTGGTTTAGCTGATAAACTTGCAATTAAAGCTATTAGTTTAGCTACTGGTGTTACTGAAGAAAAAATTGAAAAAGAATATAAAAAATTGGGAGATTTAGGTAAAGTAACTGAAAAATTTATTTCTTCAAAAAAAGTAGCTTCTCTTTTTCAAGAACCATTAACTGTTGAAAAAGTCTATGAAAATTTAGAAGAAATATGTAAAGCTACTGGAAAAGGAGCTCAAGAAAAAAAGATAAATATTTTTGCTGGAATGTTAGCAAATGCTTCTCCTAAAGAAGCAAGGTATTTAGCTAGAATGGCAACTGGTAGACTTAGACTTGGAATAGCTGATATGACTTTACTCGACGCTCTTGCAATTGCTTTTGCTGGAAGTAAAGAATATAGAGAAATGATAGAAAGAGCATATAATTTATCAGCTGATATAGGTTATGTAGCTAAAAAATTAGCTGAAGGAGGAATGGAAGCTATAAAGAAATTTAAAATAACTATAGGTAAGCCTATTAAAGTTCAATTAGCTGAAAGACTTCCAACTATAGAAGAAATTCTTGAAAAAATGAATGGGAAAGCTAGTGCAGAATTTAAATATGATGGAATGAGAATGCAAGCTCATATAGATCAAAAAAAGATAATCTTATTTTCTAGAAGAGAAGAAAATATTACTAGTCAATTTCCAGATGTTGTTAAAGCATTAAGAGAAGCAATAAAAGCTAAAGAAGCAATTGTCGATGGAGAAGCTGTGCCAATAGACCCTCACACTGGTGATTTTCTACCATTCCAAGTAGTATCTCAAAGAAGAGGTAGAAAATATGAGCTTGAAAAAATGGTTGAAGAAATTCCAGTTTGTTTATTCTTATTTGATTTATTATATTTAAATGGTGAAGATTATACTGATAAACCATATCTTGAAAGAAGGAAAAAATTAAAAGAAATAGTAAAAGAAACTGATAAAGTTAAACTTGCTGAGTATATAGTATCAGATGATCTAAAAGAAATTGAGAAATTTTTCTTAGAATCTATTCAAAAAGGTGGAGAAGGATTAATTTTTAAATCTATTGCTCCAGATTCTTTTTATGAAGCAGGAAAAAGAGGTTTTAAATGGATAAAGCTTAAGCGTTCTTATCAATCAAAAATGGCTGATACTGTAGATTTAGTTATTGTAGGTGGTTTTAGAGGTAGAGGAAAAAGAGCTGGAACTTATGGTGCATTATTAATGGCTGCATATAACCCTAAAATGGATAGGTTTGAAACAGTATGTAAGCTTGGAAGTGGTTTTACTGATGAAGATTTAGAAAATCTTCCTAAAATCCTCTCTCCTTATAAAATTAAACATAGGCATCCTAGAGTTAATGCTTTAATAGAACCTGATGAATGGTTTGTTCCAGCATTGGTTTTAGAAGTAATTGGAGATGAAATAACTTTAAGTCCTGTACACACATGTGCTTTTGGATCAATAAAAGAAGGGAGCGGTTTGGCTATTCGTTTTCCACGTTTAGTGAAATTTAGGGAAGAAAGGTCTCCTGAAGATGCTACAACGATTGATGAAATAATAGAAATGTATAAATCGCAATTAAAGAAAATTTCTTAA
- a CDS encoding SIS domain-containing protein, translating into MDYKHFMYKEILEQPETFEKILKERKYEINEIAEKIIKKKIDSIYFIGCGSSYYASQVGSFYISNYTNLYTNALPSSEFIYYKPSYIKKGSLLVFLSRSGETTETVKALKYAKKLGLETLAISNNPNSSLAKEAKYFIDINAGEEKSVVMTKTFSGSILILQLLAFRISMLKRNKTIKKFLNEIEKLPNYAKQLIKNEEEKIKEVVNKYNNYKIIFLGSGPNYPISLESALKLRETSYLMTEAFHVLEFRHGPMAEVDEKTLIIIIAPKGIDKKIFIDLMKDIKNKNGEILAITNTKEILKEATISINLPEKILEEISPSISVIPNQLFAYYTSIGKGYDPDNPRHLSKVVKLP; encoded by the coding sequence ATGGATTATAAACATTTTATGTATAAAGAAATATTGGAACAACCAGAAACATTTGAAAAAATTCTTAAAGAGAGAAAATATGAAATAAATGAAATTGCTGAAAAAATAATTAAGAAAAAAATCGATTCCATTTATTTCATTGGATGTGGTTCATCATATTATGCAAGCCAAGTAGGATCATTTTATATAAGCAATTATACAAATTTATATACTAATGCTTTACCATCATCTGAATTTATTTATTATAAACCATCATATATTAAAAAAGGCTCACTTTTAGTATTCTTATCTAGATCTGGTGAAACTACTGAAACTGTTAAAGCTTTAAAGTATGCAAAAAAACTAGGTTTAGAAACATTAGCAATATCAAATAATCCAAATAGTAGTTTAGCTAAAGAAGCAAAATATTTTATAGATATTAATGCAGGTGAAGAGAAAAGTGTTGTAATGACTAAAACTTTTTCAGGATCAATACTTATATTACAACTTTTAGCTTTTAGAATAAGCATGCTTAAAAGAAATAAAACTATAAAAAAATTTTTAAATGAAATAGAAAAATTACCAAATTATGCGAAACAATTAATAAAAAATGAAGAAGAAAAAATTAAAGAAGTAGTTAATAAGTATAATAATTATAAAATAATATTTTTAGGTTCAGGACCAAATTATCCAATAAGTTTAGAATCTGCTTTAAAACTTAGAGAAACATCTTATTTAATGACAGAAGCATTTCATGTTTTAGAATTTAGACATGGACCAATGGCTGAAGTGGATGAAAAAACTTTAATAATAATTATAGCTCCAAAAGGAATTGATAAAAAAATATTCATAGATTTAATGAAAGATATAAAAAATAAAAATGGAGAAATATTAGCTATTACAAATACTAAAGAAATATTAAAAGAAGCAACAATTTCTATAAATCTTCCAGAAAAAATATTAGAAGAAATTTCTCCTTCAATAAGCGTGATTCCAAATCAATTATTTGCTTATTATACTTCAATCGGAAAAGGATACGATCCAGATAATCCTAGACATTTATCAAAAGTAGTTAAGCTACCATAA
- a CDS encoding dihydrodipicolinate reductase, translated as MIKVILYGLGEIGRNIGKALIKKEGVKIVGAIDIAKDIVGKDLGDVLALNKKLKIKVMDNPKKLFSNIKGDIVIHATVSDFKLAYPQIKECVKAGMNVISTCEQLSYPYYRHPELAKKLNNLAKKYDVTVLGTGINPGYLMDSLPIMLTALCQEVYKIKVVRMMDAGKRRIAYQKKIGVGLTLEEFKQKIDKKLITGHVGLVESIALIASAIGWKLDEIKEMPPEPIIAEEERVTEYTTVKIGNVAGLKSIAYGIMKNKEVITLEFISHVNVKEEYDEVLIEGMPNIHERIIGGVHGDIGTVSIIINSIPKVLEAPAGLLTMKDLPIPSAWKV; from the coding sequence ATGATTAAAGTAATCTTATATGGCTTAGGAGAGATTGGGAGAAATATTGGGAAAGCATTAATTAAGAAAGAAGGAGTAAAAATAGTTGGTGCAATCGATATAGCAAAAGATATTGTAGGAAAAGATTTGGGTGACGTACTTGCTTTAAATAAGAAGCTTAAAATTAAAGTGATGGATAATCCTAAAAAGCTATTTTCTAATATAAAAGGAGATATAGTTATACATGCTACAGTATCCGATTTTAAACTTGCTTATCCACAAATAAAAGAATGTGTAAAAGCCGGTATGAATGTAATATCTACATGCGAACAACTTTCTTATCCATATTATAGACATCCTGAATTAGCTAAAAAATTGAATAATCTTGCAAAAAAATATGATGTAACCGTTCTTGGAACAGGTATTAATCCTGGCTATCTTATGGATAGTTTGCCTATTATGCTTACAGCATTATGTCAAGAAGTTTATAAGATTAAAGTAGTTAGAATGATGGATGCTGGAAAACGTCGTATAGCATATCAGAAAAAAATTGGTGTAGGCTTAACATTAGAAGAATTTAAACAAAAAATTGATAAAAAGCTCATTACTGGTCATGTAGGCTTAGTAGAATCGATAGCATTAATAGCATCTGCTATTGGTTGGAAATTAGATGAAATTAAAGAAATGCCTCCTGAACCAATAATAGCTGAAGAAGAAAGGGTTACAGAATATACAACTGTGAAAATAGGAAATGTGGCTGGTTTGAAAAGTATAGCTTATGGCATTATGAAAAATAAAGAAGTTATTACATTAGAATTTATTTCACATGTTAATGTAAAAGAAGAATATGACGAAGTTTTGATCGAGGGTATGCCAAATATACATGAAAGAATCATAGGAGGGGTGCATGGAGATATAGGCACAGTATCTATTATAATAAATTCAATACCAAAAGTATTAGAAGCACCAGCAGGCTTGCTTACAATGAAAGATTTACCTATACCTTCAGCATGGAAAGTTTGA
- a CDS encoding secondary thiamine-phosphate synthase enzyme YjbQ yields the protein MKTFFKDIIIETKKNNELINITDIVKKAIKESNIKNGFTIVFSHHTTTGILINENEPGLEIDIMNYLKKITPEEDDYFHHHYFYKDGRMAVNAWAHFRSILTGLNAIILLRNGEAILGSRENVYLAEFDGPKERKITIMVIGE from the coding sequence ATGAAAACATTTTTTAAAGATATAATAATTGAAACGAAGAAAAATAATGAATTAATAAATATAACAGATATAGTGAAAAAAGCAATTAAAGAATCTAATATTAAGAATGGTTTTACAATTGTTTTTTCACATCATACAACAACTGGAATATTAATAAATGAGAATGAACCTGGATTGGAAATAGATATAATGAATTATTTAAAAAAGATAACACCAGAAGAAGATGATTATTTTCATCATCATTATTTTTATAAAGATGGAAGAATGGCTGTAAATGCATGGGCTCATTTTAGAAGCATATTAACTGGATTGAATGCTATTATCCTTTTAAGGAATGGAGAAGCAATACTTGGCTCAAGAGAAAATGTTTACTTAGCCGAATTTGATGGACCAAAAGAGAGAAAAATAACAATAATGGTTATAGGTGAATAA